From the genome of Macaca thibetana thibetana isolate TM-01 chromosome 8, ASM2454274v1, whole genome shotgun sequence:
AAGATGCTTACCAGTTAACATTTCTTCACATGGAGAGTGGTTTCAGAAGTCTCAATTAGTATACTTAGGGACTTTAGACAAGATCTCTGCACAAGCTACAAAGAGGCAGCCTTGTAGAATGACTGAACACATTGAGTAGACTTGATGAGATACAGGTTGTCAATCCAGCTCTACTACCTCCTATCCTTGAACTAGTTAGTAAAAAACCAGTTTTCTTACTTGCAGAATGGATATAGTCGTACTAGCCCTTTAACGTTTGCCCTAAAGATCATTTATGCAAAGCTTTAGCTCAGGGCCAACAGCCTGCTTCTCCAAATGTGAACTGTGGATATTTGCATTGGGGACCAAGAAACAGAGACTCACTAGAATTCTGATTATTCTATACatagtatattatttatatgtgtatataaatacacacaaaaaatattttagtcaaTGCTGGTTAATTAAACCTTTGCTCTAATTTGAATCATAAAGTTTATGTTGTAGCCACCTTTTATTGAGAATGGTCTCTGCCAGAAGTTCAAAATTCTTGAGTTCATACAAACTTCAAATAGTATAGGGAAAGCTTAAATAATGGATACAGTATTTCCTGTAAGAGTAGCTATCTAAATTGCTAGAGTGTCATCTTAATATAGTACCCTCAAGACTCCCCCAGCCTTTACTcagttaataattattaaaactcaTCGCTAATTTCCTGTAAACACCTCTTacgcaaataaaagaaaatctaaaccCAAATggaataatttcctggacacttaaaCTCTTCCAAGAGAATCAGAAACCctactaaaccaggaagaatgttgaatccctgaataggacCAATAGGCCCTGCTCTGAAATTGAGGCGATAACtaaaatggaaaggaacaaacCCTAAGGGTTAAAGAACGCATACAACATGTATTAGAACCAAAATGATTATCTCAAACCCACACATCTATAGCTCAATAAATTGCACCATGCAGAAACATTGTTTTTAACTTCTCTCAACAGACCTATTCAAAGAAAGATCCACAAACACATTTCTTTATTAACCAAGGGATGATCCTAATTAATCCAACACACTTTGAAACAGCTACACGTAAAATGTTTGTGATAAAGATAATTGAAcacagtaatgaaaaaaaaaaaaaagaaacagtatggagatttgcTCATTGAACTGAGCTTGGTCATTCTCTTAGTTAATTCCTGTCCAAAGTGATGATggaatttttattctactttttcataGATCCGAGTACAGGTGACATTGTTCATGACACAGTCCTAGGAGAAGGAAAGACATTAAAGAGTTAGGTTAGCCTTATATTCCAGCAGTGGTGGTGTTAAAACATTAGAATCAAAGTCCCACAAAATCACGTAATCTAATTCATAGATGGAGAAAATTTCTTTCAGGATTCACGGATTTGAGAGAAGCTAGAAGCTGTTGTTTTGCTTATAATATGCATGTTTTACAGATCCACTATGAAGGGGCTTCATCCCGGggatcatggggagggggggaggggggagggattgcattggggttaacctgatgtaaatgaatcatatgggtgcagcacagcaacatggaaCAAGTATACATATGAACAACCTGATTATCACATgtaattaaagtataataataataaataaatttaagaaagttaATTCCTGTCCAAAGGTGATGGAATTTTTAATTCTGATAATTTTTCAAAGATCTCAGGAGTACAAaattaaatgtgcaaaaatcacattcTCCAGTacacagacaaacagagagccaaatcaggaaaaCTTCCAGacattgcttcaaagagaatcaaatccTAGGAATCCAAACTTACAAGgttcttcaaggagaaatattCCACTTCATAATGTGTTGAATATATCTTTATTCTTTTGGTCATGGCAAATATTccttaaatatacagaaaaatgtgtGTCTAAGAGAGCAGTTTGGGGGCTTGCCAAGATTTCACTGTAATGTGGCAGCAAAGCAAGAACTCCCCCTGACGCCAGCCAAATCCTCTGCTATGTCATGTCACTTCTCTATCTCCACTAGGACTTTCTTAATAATCAGTGTtcctggcctggcgcggtggctccagcctgtaatcccagcactttgggaggccgagacaggtggatcacgaggtcaggagatcgagaccaccctggctaacacggtgaaactccgtctctactaaaaaaaaaaaaaaaaaaaaaaaaaatagccgggcgaggtggcaggcgcctgtagtcccagctactcgggaggctgaggcaggagaatggtgtgaacccgggaggcggagctcgcagtgagctgagatccggccactgcgctccagcctgggcgacaaagtgagactccgtctcaaaaaatcaGTGTTCTAGTAtttaacttgttatttttttcttccaaactgAGTTCTGTTAATGATCAATGATACAGAACAGTTATGTGAACTACGAATGCACACAAGAAGCTAAGACACAGCAGTTTGACACTTACCACCACTAATTTCCCATCTTTCAATTTTCTTGTTATTGTGCTTTCCTTCCCATCCCACTCCTGATGCTGAACCAATGCACCATCTGTAAAGCTGCAGACAGTCTGCAAAAATGAAGTAAATGTTTTATCTTCCAAGTACATTATAAGAGTTTCCATGACTCATAACCtcattaattaactttttttttcaccttCTCCTTTCTGAGTCTACTTCATTAACCCATATTGATTTTATTCACAATAGTTTGTGGTTTTCAACCTAGTAACTTATAAAAGATGCCAATTCTACGATGAAGTTGATACTTTTGCTAATGTGACAAAACTCAATTCATAACTTTTTCATTAAGTTCTTGCCTATAAACAGTAAAATGTTATTGATACAGCCTATCATTCTAGAAGCTTCTGTGATTTCATAACATGTCATGACTGACCTGAGTTTTTCTGCCATCAGCTGTGGTTTCTTCAAATTTCTCTCCCAGGGTACAAGAAAACTGTGTTGTTTTCAAAGTGCTCTCAGTTTTTATGGTGAGGTTTTTGCCATCACAAGTGATGATACAGTCTGGCTTGGCCATTGCGCCCATTTTTCGCAAAGCTATTCCCACTCCTGTAGAATGTTAAGTCATGTTAAACAGGAAGACCAAAGTTATCATTTACATGATAAAAGCAATATAATTTCATTGTAACCACTTTGTGCagcatattttcacttatttgcTTATTGATAACTATTGTAAACACATATCCCATGGTATGAGCCagcactttacatatatgaaACTCAGATAAGCTTACAACAGCCCTGTAAAAGGCAGATGTTACTgtctccattttactgatgagaaagcGAGGCactgaagtaacttgcccaagatcgtTCAACTGGACAGTGATGGAACTGGGAATCAAGAGGACGGGCACCCTGGCTTCAAATCTGAGCTCTTGGCCACCCTGCTATGCTGGCTTTCAGAAAGTTAGGTAAGAAATGCAGACTTCCAAATTTTATTTACTGAAAGCAGTTGATAGAAGGTGGAGATAAAGTATTCAAAATTGCAAATTCAGGAGTTCgctcaatctttttctttttactggaTTCTGCCAACCATTACATTCTATGACTCCAGCACACAGTCTGGCATAGAAATGCTCTCGATAAATATTTGATTAGTAAACTATACAAATTAGAAATCGATCCTGAGATACTCGAACAGCACAATCTTTTAAAAGTCAGCAGCACAATCTTGATGCtaacaaatggggaaaaaaatcctaccttcgaatataaaaaatatttcatagctttataaatcaatagaaatttataaaataccaTATTAAATTGTATGTTAATTTATGATCTATCAATTTCCCCTTAACGTTCCCCTTAGAGTTAGTTAACATGTATAAGGAAACCTTAGATCCAGGCCAAATCACTGTTTCATAAATGAGACTACAACCTACGCAGGGTGATTGTCTTGATGAAGAACTCTCAGCCAGGCTTTAAAGTTCCCCTTGGAGCCTTCTCTTTGGCCAGCTCAGGGCTGGTGCCTTACCGCTGTTAATTGAGCCATTATTTACTCTCACTTCGGACAAATAAATGGGCTCTGCTCTGTTCACATCCTGACTGCTCCCTAATGAACCGAGTCTTGACAACCTTCAAGACTCCAGAATCCTGGAAACAAGCCCTCCAAACCTACACACAATTTGCTTTCTACAATTTGTTCTCTGGGCCTTAaacttgtacacacacacacacacacactgtatttATTGGACATGTGCAGTAAATCGCTTTTTCCAGAGTCATCTTGATGTAGGtttacaaggaaaaagaaaaatactgcctTCTTACTTCACTGATAGTATCATAAATACACTTATGATTCACCATAAACCAGCCTTAACACCACATTGTCTTGGATAAAGGGTACTGAAGGAGTGATTCCGAAGTGCCACGGCGACAAGGTATCAATAGAGGGCCACAGTAGTTATTTCACCAGCGAGCAACCAGTTAACATTTGTGGATACCGGCTTCTGAAGCAACCTTGTAAGTCCCAGCCGTCCCTTAGGGCTGGAAGCTCCCTTCCAGAGAGGATCCATGCTATGCTAACTCCATCTCACTTCCTAGTGGCCTGTGACAAAGGTCCATTTTTGTTTGCAATTTATCCAGTTATCTCAATCAGCATGCAATCTGTCACTGGCACAGAAAAGGACAGTAATTTATAATGAAGCACTGTTTTGAGTGAGAGAAATGAATCTTACTACTGAGATTCTCCTCCCTCGGAACGCTTTCCGCAGGGCCACACCCATCTTGAATGCAGTTTGCCGCAGCAGGGCCAGGCAGTTTCTGTTACGGTTTTCCAGCAAAGCCCACTGCCCCCTTCCCCCTCACCCTCAAGAGGCAGAGACCAGGATGGCAACACATGGCCACCCCCAGGCACAGTCGGCCTCATTGCGCTCCTCCCACAGGCCACCCTCCCACTGCGGTGCCCCGGCCCGGCAGTGCCAGCAGCAGGTCTGCACCGCCAGCGCCACGCTTCTCGGGGGCCCTGGTGTTCCATGGGGTGCCAATCCAAAGAGTTCGGCTCAACTGCTGAGGGCGAGCAGAGGAGCTGGGGGAGATGGGGCTGACAGGAATACAAGCTGAAGCTGCAGCGCCGCTCAGACCCGTCTACAGGATTTCTGCGGGAAACTGCGCGCCAGCACCGCGTCCCCAAGAAGGGAGGGCAACCTGCGCGCCAGAGAGGAACAAAAGATGCgacagggagggaaaggggagtgGGTGCTGCCACGATGGGGTAAATGGAAGAGCCAGGATAGTAGCAGGAAGGGGAAGGACGAGTAAAGGAGGAAAACAGGGAAATAGAGGGTCGCCTGGAGGGGGTCGAAAGAAGTGCAGCGTGAGGTGACGGGTGCGCGCACTAAAGGACAGGAAGCAATGCAGAGTGGCTGCTGTTTGGGCGAGGGGAAAGAAGCATAagagaggtaggtggatcacgaggtggaCTACCTCCGGAATCTTGCGGCCTGCGGGCGGGCAGGAGGCGCGCACGCTCCCTGCTCCTAGACGCCTGCCCGCGTGGTGCTGCGCGCGCTGCACCCAACGGCCGCGTGGTGGGGAAGATGGGAGGGGTTGGGGATAGGTCGCCGAGCATCTCCTGCCCCGGAATCTGGCACGCTGACTGGGACCGAAGGACAGACGGCCACAAACACGCCACGTTGCAGGCGCTGCCAGGTCGGGTGCCTCACCTAGCTCCTTCATGTATTCATCAAAGCCTTTGCTATCCACCAGGCGCCATCTTCCTTCCAGCTGCTGAACTGTGGCCATGGTGGGCGCGGGCGGGCTGACGTGCAGAACGGGGTCGGCGTCGGCGTCGGCGTGGCAGCTTGCTGTGAGGCGCCCGACGCCCGCGGCTGCTTTTATATCGGCGTTCTGCGCAGGGCGGCGCTATGCGGCCAATGGGAGGCGGGCCTCGCCCGGCCCTCGCCCCGCCCGCCGCGCGCCCCCCGGGCCTTCCCGGGGTCGGGAGGTGCTAACCAGCAAGCAGGGACTCGCCTCAGCACCCCACGCCTCCCGGACGCCGGCGCCTGCACGTTTCGGCGCCTCTGCAGGCCCAGGAAGCCACAGGGGGCACCTGGAGGCCCAGCCCCGCCTCTCCTTCACCCTTCCGTTTGACAGCCTATCCACCGCcgtttttcatttcaaaataccCGGACCAATCGATTAGCCCTCGCCGGCCTCGGACTGCAGGAAGTGATTGATCGGCTGTTTGGTGTATTGATTGATTAACTACGGTGCCTCCCTGACCTTCTGCTCCTTGCCAGCGGACAAGCTCACAATCCACACCCTCCTGAGAGAACCCGCTCTCGCCATCCGCAGGTCTCCCTGGCCCAATAGTGGGGATATACCTGAGTTGAGCTAGAGGATTTTATCAGAAGGTGCCTGTTGGAACGGGGGACGTCTCGGGAAGTGTGGTTTCTAAACTAAAAGACTGCAGGAAGTGTCAACTTTAGTGATTGTCATTGCCATTCAAGAATGTTTTATTAGTTTATGTTCCCCTCGTAGTGCACCCTTCACGGTTTCTTCTCAGACACCAGcgggttccctctttctcttgaACTATAATAATACTCTATACATGTGCGTAGAACGTGATACATTTCAAAGTGTACTTTTCACAGTTTATTACTTGGTGTTCCCGGGTGCCTGTTGGAGCTGACCTCCCTGGACTGGACTGACCTCCCTGGACTGGACTGAGGTGAGGAAGTTGCCACACAGGTTGGCCGTTTCGATAGAGGTAATGTGCATTTATTGAGTAGCTACTAAGTGCTAGATGTGCTTCCTGGGCACTTTATAGACATTGGTCTCCACTATATTTTTGCTAGGGGTGTTATCCcaatttttcaaaagagaaaatagggCAAAGAAAGTGCACAGTGGTAGAACCAGAATCCCCATCCAGGTCCAACTCACTGAAGACCTTATGAAATCAGACCACACCTGATGACGGAGCTCTGAGTAGACCATAGTCACCGAGACACTACTAGTTCTTGTATCATCCTTGACAAAATTGAAATCTGAGGTTGATTTGCTATCTCCCAATATGCTGCTCCCTTGAACTGCATCCCTTTCAAGTCCCTGCCCTAAGTTTAGGGTCACACCAGTTTTCCTTGTGGTACCATTTAACACTCAGTTGTTTTCCCAATAAGGGTCTGCATGTCCCCACTGCTCAGAAAACATTCGTGTTCCGAGGGGAGCTGAGTGCATCATTTGCTCAGTGATGAGAAGCCCTGGCTTTCAGGGAGCTCCTAGGGCTGCCTGTGTGTTTGAGCT
Proteins encoded in this window:
- the FABP5 gene encoding fatty acid-binding protein 5, with translation MATVQQLEGRWRLVDSKGFDEYMKELGVGIALRKMGAMAKPDCIITCDGKNLTIKTESTLKTTQFSCTLGEKFEETTADGRKTQTVCSFTDGALVQHQEWDGKESTITRKLKDGKLVVDCVMNNVTCTRIYEKVE